One Mangifera indica cultivar Alphonso chromosome 4, CATAS_Mindica_2.1, whole genome shotgun sequence genomic region harbors:
- the LOC123214403 gene encoding glutathione S-transferase U17-like — MHELCSHRHSTENITLIKKAMAKSDVKLLGAWPSPYVMRARIALNVKSVDYELLEETLGSKSDLLLKSNPVHKKIPVLIHNDKPICESLIIVHYIDEFWSSGPSILPSDPYDRAIARFWAAYLDEKWYPSLKGIASAQGEEAKKAAVDQVGESLALIEDTYVKLSKGKPFFGGEKIGYLDIAFGCFLGWLRVTEKTSGVKFLNEAKTPHLAKWAVRFCADPAVKDVMPETEKLAEFAKLLAKFRAGPPK; from the exons ATGCATGAGCTCTGCTCCCACAGGCACAGCACAGAGAATATCACATTGATAAAAAAGGCAATGGCGAAAAGTGACGTGAAGCTTTTGGGTGCATGGCCGAGCCCATATGTGATGAGGGCAAGAATCGCCCTCAACGTCAAATCTGTGGACTATGAGTTATTGGAGGAGACGCTTGGATCGAAAAGTGACCTTCTTCTTAAATCAAACCCAGTTCACAAGAAAATTCCTGTTCTAATTCATAACGATAAGCCTATATGTGAGTCTCTCATTATTGTTCACTACATCGATGAGTTTTGGTCCTCTGGTCCCTCCATTCTTCCTTCCGATCCCTATGACCGTGCCATCGCTCGCTTTTGGGCCGCCTATCTTGATGAAAAG TGGTACCCTTCGTTGAAAGGAATAGCGAGTGCTCAAGGAGAGGAAGCTAAAAAAGCTGCTGTTGACCAAGTTGGGGAAAGTTTGGCTTTGATAGAGGATACTTATGTGAAGTTGAGCAAAGGTAAGCCTTTCTTTGGTGGGGAGAAAATTGGGTATCTCGACATTGCATTTGGGTGCTTCCTGGGTTGGCTGAGAGTGACGGAGAAGACGAGTGGGGTTAAGTTTCTTAATGAAGCAAAAACTCCTCATTTGGCGAAGTGGGCTGTGAGGTTTTGTGCTGATCCTGCTGTGAAGGACGTTATGCCTGAAACTGAGAAGCTTGCTGAATTTGCCAAGCTTCTTGCCAAGTTCAGAGCTGGCCCTCCAAAATGA
- the LOC123214402 gene encoding HIPL1 protein-like produces MAACLSIFLLFFHLLMSLNFTSSLRLCIDLREPFTPNKPLTFCSHYNRTGCCDAAKDLQLHKQFHAMHISDPVCASLMKSILCAACDPFSAELFKVGSLSETQAVPVLCNSTKSGKRLLSNKEASSFCSVVWDACQNVSILNPPFASPLQSSSIKLSELWHSESAFCNTYGGSPDDGSVCFDGEKTELEKNETPFPHKCLCLEKIGNGSYLNMAAHPDGSDRAFFASQAGKIWLANIPEQGLGGILELDESSPFIDLTEEVYFVNSFGMMGMAFHPNFAQNGRFFASFTCDKVKTPGCYGRCSCNSDVSCDPSKLGSSDSTQSCRYHKVIAEFTANGTASELSLATRANPSEVRRIFTLGLPVAFNNGGQILFGPEDGYLYVMLGDGGIRGDPFSFSQNKKSLLGKILRLDVDNIPSKADIAGLWGNYSVPRDNPFSEDKESRPEIWAVGLRNPWRCSFDSQRPLYFTCADAGQDEYEEVDIITKGGNYGWHVYEGPILFNTSARINNSANSMNLIFPVLGYKHSDLKNSISACICGGYFYRSMTDPCLYGSYLYGDLYGSSFWAATENPPNSGNFTTSVVPFSCAHDSPIQCNSLAESSQPDLGYIYSFGEDNKKDIYILASSGVYRVVRSSRCNFSCPKEATTIISTQISSSSCYRNQVAYTHKKLMLFFSSLLLSLEVTLNGGL; encoded by the exons ATGGCTGCTTGtctttctattttccttttgtttttccaCTTACTAATGTCTTTGAACTTCACATCATCACTTCGTTTGTGCATTGACTTGA GAGAACCATTTACCCCAAACAAACCTCTAACCTTTTGTTCTCATTACAATAGAACCGGTTGTTGTGACGCGGCCAAAGATTTGCAATTGCATAAACAATTTCATGCAATGCATATCTCTGATCCTGTCTGTGCTTCTCTTATGAAGTCAATCCTCTGTGCG GCTTGTGATCCTTTCTCAGCAGAATTGTTTAAGGTTGGATCATTATCAGAGACTCAAGCGGTTCCTGTTCTTTGCAACTCCACTAAATCTGGCAAACGACTTTTGTCAAACAAGGAAGCGAGTAGCTTTTGTTCTGTAGTCTGGGATGCATGCCAAAATGTATCCATATTAAATCCCCCCTTTGCTTCACCGCTGCAAAGCTCTTCTATAAAATTAAGTGAGCTCTGGCATTCTGAAAGTGCTTTCTGTAACACATATGGTGGTTCTCCTGATGACGGATCAGTTTGTTTTGATGGTGAAAAAACTGAACTTGAAAAGAATGAAACTCCGTTTCCCCACAAGTGCTTGTGCCTTGAAAAAATTGGCAACGGATCATACCTTAACATGGCTGCTCATCCTGATGGGTCCGACCGTGCCTTCTTCGCTAGTCAAGCAGGCAAAATTTGGTTAGCCAATATTCCTGAACAAGGCTTGGGCGGAATTCTAGAACTTGATGAGTCTAGTCCCTTCATAGATTTGACAGAAGaagtttattttgttaatagCTTTGGGATGATGGGAATGGCTTTTCATCCCAACTTTGCTCAGAATGGCCGCTTCTTTGCATCATTCACTTGTGATAAGGTCAAGACACCAGGATGTTATGGAAGATGTTCTTGCAATTCGGATGTCAGCTGTGATCCATCAAAGTTAGGCTCTTCAGATTCTACTCAATCATGCCGGTATCACAAAGTCATTGCAGAGTTCACTGCTAATGGGACTGCTTCGGAACTTTCCTTG GCAACAAGAGCCAATCCATCAGAAGTCAGAAGGATATTTACATTAGGCCTCCCTGTTGCATTCAACAATGGAGGCCAAATTCTATTTGGACCAGAAGATGGGTATCTATATGTGATGTTGGGAGATGGTGGAATCAGAGGCGATCCCTTTAGTTTCTCCCAGAACAAAAAATCTTTACTCGGGAAGATTTTGAGGCTTGACGTTGATAACATACCCA GTAAAGCAGATATAGCTGGTCTATGGGGAAACTATTCAGTCCCTCGAGATAATCCTTTTTCTGAAGATAAGGAATCACGGCCTGAAATTTGGGCTGTAGGCCTGAGAAATCCTTGGCGTTGTAGCTTTGATTCACAAAGGCCACTTTATTTCACCTGTGCGGACGCTGGACAG GATGAATACGAAGAGGTGGATATTATCACCAAGGGTGGTAACTATGGGTGGCATGTTTATGAAGGCCCCATTCTCTTTAACACTTCTGCACGAATCAACAATTCTGCCAACTCCATGAATCTAATCTTCCCTGTACTTGGATACAAACACTCTGATCTAAAAAACAGTATATCTGCCTGCATTTGTGGTGGGTATTTCTATAGATCCATGACTGATCCATGCTTGTATGGCAG TTACTTGTATGGAGATTTGTATGGCAGTTCCTTTTGGGCAGCTACCGAAAACCCGCCAAATAGTGGGAACTTCACAACTAGTGTAGTTCCTTTCAGTTGTGCTCATGACTCTCCAATACAGTGCAATTCTTTAGCAGAAAGTTCTCAGCCAGATTTAGGCTACATTTACTCATTTGGAGAGGATAataagaaagatatatatatcctGGCCAGTAGTGGTGTATACAGAGTGGTTCGATCAAGTCGCTGCAATTTTTCTTGTCCCAAGGAAGCTACGACCATCATTTCTACCCaaatttcttcatcatcttgcTACAGAAACCAGGTGGCCTACACACATAAGAAGTTGATGctctttttctcttcattgTTACTTTCCCTGGAAGTTACACTAAACGGAGGTCTGTAA
- the LOC123213073 gene encoding exocyst complex component EXO84A, with product MESGSIALSIGDSTELEGNLTLKERLKAFKSSSFDPDAYLGSKCPHMSEKELKHLCSYLVELKKASAEEMRKSVYANYPAFIRTSKEITILEGQLLSMRNLLSTQSALVHGLAEGVRIDSLSAAVGEAMDEDISGFENEGLSKMDKCLVDFLDTLEVLLAERRVDEALTKLEEGQKMEIEAKNRQTLSRTALHSLQTAILEQRQKLADLIAEATCQPSTRGVELRSAVSALKKLGDSPRAHTMLLNSHHLKLQRSIQIVRSSSTLCGGALTAGLSQLVFSTIGQATRDSLTLFGEDPAYSSELVAWAVKETEAFAHLLLKSFLASSAAAGVLRVVSESVHICLGHCALLQAGGLALSPVLLRFFRPCVDQAFSGYLRRIEQSSAALAASEDWSLDYSPSGVKHSSSTASLSGAATSQPKLSLSAYRFNLMVQELVEDIAPLETLELNGPALEGVLQVFSSYVDMLINALPGSTENEENLEGSFNKIVSIAETEAQQIALLANASLLSDELLPRAAMKLLPFSQSNRVENNMTPRKESDRQNLLPEQREWKKRLQRLVDGLRDSFCRQHALELIFTYEGELRLNPQIYISLDQLTEEPEWFPSAIFEELFTKLSLMASIAFDMCVGRERFATVLLMRLTETVILFLSDDQNFWAEIEEGQKPLGAYGLQQFYLDMQFVMLFASQGRYLSRNLHQIIKNIIARAIAAVAATGVDPQSVLPEDQWFVEVSEIAIKMILGKDDYGNGEQDITSPTAGTSAMMDN from the exons ATGGAGTCTGGATCGATAGCCCTATCTATAGGAGACTCAACTGAACTGGAAGGCAACCTAACCCTTAAAGAGCGCTTAAAGGCTTTCAAAAGCTCTAGCTTTGATCCTGATGCCTACTTGGGCTCCAAATGCCCGCATATGAGCGAGAAG GAACTTAAACACTTGTGTTCTTACCTTGTTGAATTGAAGAAGGCTTCAGCCGAGGAAATGCGTAAAAGTGTTTACGCTAATTATCCTGCTTTCATACG CACATCCAAGGAGATCACAATTCTAGAGGGTCAGCTCCTTTCTATGAGAAATCTTTTATCAACACAATCAGCTCTTGTTCACGGTCTAGCTGAAGGTGTTCGAATTGATTCTTTATCTGCTGCAGTTGGAGAGGCAATGGACGAGGACATTTCTGGCTTTGAAAACGAAGGACTTTCAAAAATGGATAAATGTTTGGTAGATTTTTTAGACACCCTTGAAGTTTTATTGGCTGAAAGGAGAGTAGATGAAGCTCTGACTAAGCTAGAGGAAGGACAAAAAATGGAAATAGAAGCTAAAAACAGGCAAACTTTGAGCAGAACCGCACTTCATTCTTTACAGACTGCAATCTTGGAGCAAAGGCAAAAGCTTGCTGATCTAATTGCAGAGGCTACTTGCCAACCTTCAACTCGGGGTGTTGAGCTCCGTTCTGCTGTCTCAGCTCTTAAAAAGCTTGGTGATAGTCCACGAGCTCATACAATGCTGCTTAATTCTCACCACCTGAAGTTGCAGCGCTCCATACAAATTGTTCGTTCGTCAAGTACTTTATGTGGAGGAGCATTAACTGCTGGCCTTTCACAGCTTGTGTTCTCAACCATTGGCCAAGCAACAAGAGATTCATTGACACTTTTTGGGGAGGACCCTGCATATTCATCTGAACTTGTCGCTTGGGCCGTGAAAGAGACTGAGGCTTTTGCTCATCTCCTCCTGAAAAGCTTTCTAGCCTCATCAGCAGCTGCAGGGGTTTTAAGAGTTGTCTCTGAAAGTGTTCATATATGTTTAGGGCACTGTGCTTTGTTACAAGCTGGTGGACTGGCTCTATCTCCTGTCTTATTGAGATTCTTTAGACCCTGTGTTGATCAGGCATTTAGCGGTTACTTAAGAAGAATTGAACAAAGCAGTGCAGCGTTAGCCGCTTCAGAAGACTGGTCGCTCGATTATTCACCATCTGGTGTAAAACATTCATCTTCTACTGCATCTCTTAGTGGTGCAGCTACCTCACAGCCTAAGCTTTCACTAAGCGCTTATAGATTCAATTTAATGGTTCAG GAATTAGTCGAGGACATTGCGCCCCTTGAAACCCTGGAGCTAAATGGTCCGGCATTAGAAGGTGTTTTACAAGTATTCAGTTCATATGTCGATATGTTGATAAATGCACTGCCAGGTTCAACGGAGAATGAAGAGAACTTGGAAggttcttttaataaaattgtaagcATTGCAGAGACTGAAGCCCAACAAATAGCTTTGCTTGCTAATGCATCACTTTTATCAGACGAGCTGCTACCCCGAGCTGCAATGAAGCTTTTACCATTCAGCCAGTCTAATAGAGTGGAAAATAACATGACTCCAAGAAAAGAATCAGATAGGCAGAACCTTTTACCAGAGCAAAGGGAATGGAAGAAGAGGCTACAACGCTTAGTTGATGGGTTGCGAGATAGCTTCTGCAGACAGCATGCCCTTGAACTCATCTTCACGTATGAAGGCGAGCTCCGTCTTAATCCCCAAATTTACATTAGTTTGGATCAGCTCACGGAAGAACCTGAATGGTTTCCATCTGCAATTTTTGAG GAACTATTTACCAAACTGAGTTTGATGGCAAGCATTGCTTTTGATATGTGTGTGGGTAGAGAAAGGTTTGCAACTGTTCTTTTAATGAGACTGACAGAGACAGTGATTCTGTTTCTTTCTGATGATCAAAACTTCTGGGCTGAGATAGAGGAAGGGCAAAAGCCTTTGGGTGCTTATGGACTACAACAG TTTTATCTGGATATGCAGTTTGTGATGCTTTTTGCATCCCAAGGCCGTTATTTATCCCGCAACTtacatcaaattattaaaaacattataGCTAGAGCGATTGCTGCAGTAGCTGCTACTGGAGTAGATCCTCAGAG TGTATTGCCAGAGGATCAGTGGTTTGTTGAAGTTTCTGAAATAGCTATAAAGATGATATTAGGAAAAGATGACTACGGAAATGGAGAACAGGATATTACCAGCCCCACTGCTGGTACCTCTGCCATGATGGATAATTAG
- the LOC123214508 gene encoding hydroxyproline O-galactosyltransferase GALT6-like — translation MKRGKFESVVMLSRLRMIQFLMGVLFLYILFMSFEIPLVFKTPDSESDDGSIGLFDNTLPKHVLLETESDKLNAVSRPSKGVSNSFSGTPARKMREFKKVSGLFFNESMFERIYGSKDEFSVLQKTAKQAWAVGKKVWEELESGEAVASTKPETNKRADNKSESCPHSIRMSGSDFLKGGHIMVLPCGLTLGSHVTVIGVPHWAHPENDPKIALLKEGESLMVSQFLMELQGLKTVDGEDPPRILHFNPRLKGDWSGKPVIEMNTCYRMQWGSAHRCEGWKSRADEETIDGQVKCEKWIRDDDDHSEESKAAWWLNRLMGRRKKVTFEWPYPFAEGKLFVLTIQAGFEGYHINVDGNHVTSFPYRTGFALEDATGLAVKGNVDVHAIYAASLPTSHPSFAPQKHLEMVNKWRAPPHPDGHVELFIGILSAGNHFAERMAVRKSWMQHELIKSSKVVARFFVALHGRKEVNVDLKKEADYFGDIVIVPYMDAYDLVVLKTVAICEYGVRAVAAKYIMKCDDDTFVRVDAVIKEATKVNRDESLYIGNINYYHKPLRHGKWAVTYEEWPEEDYPPYANGPGYIVSSDIAHFIVNDFEKHMLRLFKMEDVSMGMWVEKFNSTKPVEYVHSLKFCQFGCIEDYLTAHYQSPRQMICMWDKLQMQGKPQCCDMR, via the exons ATGAAGCGGGGGAAATTTGAGTCGGTGGTGATGTTGAGTCGACTCAGGATGATTCAATTCTTGATGggtgttttgtttctttatattCTCTTCATGAGCTTTGAAATTCCTCTTGTTTTCAAAACTCCCGACTCCGAGTCCGATGATGGGTCTATTGGGTTGTTCGATAACACTTTGCCCAAGCATGTGCTGCTGGAGACCGAGTCAGACAAGTTGAATGCCGTGAGTCGACCCTCGAAAGGCGTTTCTAATAGTTTTTCAGGGACACCGGCACGGAAAATGCGGGAGTTCAAGAAAGTTTCCGGCTTGTTCTTCAACGAGAGCATGTTTGAGCGTATTTACGGTAGTAAAGACGAGTTCTCTGTTCTCCAAAAGACGGCAAAACAAGCTTGGGCGGTTGGTAAAAAAGTTTGGGAAGAACTTGAATCAGGAGAAGCCGTTGCTTCAACCAAACCCGAAACAAACAAGAGGGCAGATAACAAATCGGAGTCTTGTCCGCATTCGATTAGGATGTCCGGGTCGGATTTTTTGAAAGGGGGGCATATCATGGTGCTGCCGTGTGGATTAACGCTGGGTTCTCATGTAACTGTTATTGGTGTGCCGCATTGGGCCCATCCGGAGAATGATCCGAAGATAGCGTTGTTGAAAGAAGGGGAGTCTTTGATGGTTTCGCAGTTTTTGATGGAGTTGCAGGGTTTAAAGACGGTTGACGGGGAGGACCCACCGAGGATTTTGCATTTTAATCCGAGATTGAAGGGTGATTGGAGTGGCAAGCCCGTGATTGAAATGAACACCTGTTATAGGATGCAGTGGGGTTCGGCGCATAGATGTGAAGGCTGGAAATCTAGAGCTGATGAAGAAACTA TTGATGGACAAGTGAAATGTGAGAAATGGATtcgtgatgatgatgatcactCAGAAGAATCTAAGGCTGCATGGTGGTTGAACAGGCTGATGGGGAGAAGGAAGAAGGTGACATTCGAGTGGCCATACCCATTTGCAGAGGGCAAGTTATTTGTTCTTACCATCCAGGCTGGCTTTGAAGGGTACCATATTAACGTTGATGGAAACCATGTTACATCTTTTCCGTATCGAACT GGATTTGCTCTTGAGGATGCCACTGGATTAGCTGTGAAGGGTAATGTTGATGTGCATGCCATATATGCTGCTTCCTTACCCACTTCTCATCCAAGTTTTGCTCCCCAAAAGCATCTTGAAATGGTAAATAAGTGGCGGGCACCACCTCATCCTGATGGACATGTGGAGCTTTTTATTGGCATCCTTTCTGCTGGCAACCATTTTGCTGAGCGGATGGCTGTCAGGAAGTCTTGGATGCAACACGAGTTAATTAAATCTTCCAAAGTAGTGGCTCGGTTTTTTGTTGCACTG CATGGAAGAAAGGAAGTAAATGTAGATCTAAAGAAAGAAGCAGATTATTTTGGTGATATTGTTATTGTTCCTTACATGGATGCTTATGACCTTGTTGTACTGAAGACTGTTGCAATATGCGAGTATGGG GTTCGCGCAGTTGCTGCAAAGTATATCATGAAGTGTGATGATGACACATTTGTTAGGGTGGATGCTGTGATCAAGGAAGCAACGAAAGTCAATAGAGATGAGAGCCTGTATATTGGGAACATCAATTACTATCACAAGCCCCTCCGTCATGGAAAATGGGCGGTAACATATGAG GAATGGCCGGAAGAAGATTATCCACCATATGCAAATGGTCCAGGTTATATTGTGTCTTCTGACATAGCACACTTTATcgtaaatgattttgaaaaacaCATGCTGAGA TTGTTCAAGATGGAAGACGTGAGCATGGGAATGTGGGTGGAAAAGTTCAATAGCACAAAACCAGTTGAGTATGTTCATAGTTTGAAATTCTGCCAGTTTGGGTGCATCGAAGACTATCTCACAGCTCATTACCAATCTCCAAGACAGATGATATGTATGTGGGATAAGTTGCAAATGCAAGGAAAGCCACAGTGCTGCGACATGAGATGA
- the LOC123214404 gene encoding HIPL1 protein-like translates to MAACLSIFLLFFHLLMSLIFTSSHRLCIDLREPFTPNTPLTFCSHYNGTGCCDAVKDLQLHKQFNAMHISDPVCASLMKSILCAACDPFSAELFKVESLSETQAVPVLCNTTKSGKQLWST, encoded by the exons ATGGCTGCTTGtctttctattttccttttgtttttccaCTTACTAATGTCTTTGATCTTCACATCATCACATCGTTTGTGCATTGACTTGA GAGAACCATTTACCCCAAACACACCTCTAACCTTTTGTTCTCATTACAATGGGACCGGTTGTTGTGACGCGGTCAAAGATTTGCAATTGCATAAACAATTTAATGCAATGCATATCTCTGATCCTGTCTGTGCTTCTCTTATGAAGTCAATCCTCTGTGCA GCTTGTGATCCTTTCTCAGCAGAATTGTTTAAGGTTGAATCATTATCAGAGACTCAAGCGGTTCCTGTTCTTTGTAACACCACTAAATCTGGCAAACAACTTTGGTCTACATAA
- the LOC123212910 gene encoding glutathione S-transferase U17-like → MSSAPTGTAQRISHWEKKAMAKSDVKLLGAWASPFVMRARIALNVKSVDYEFLEETLGSKSDLLLKSNPVHKKIPVLIHNDKPICESLIIVHYIDEFWSSGPSILPSDPYDRAVARFWAAYLDEKFFPSVKGILSAQEEEAKKAAVDRLGECLALMEDTYVKLSKGKPFFCGEKIGYLDIAFGCFLGWLRVTEKTSGVKFLDEAKNPHLAKWAVRFCADPAVKDVMPETEKLAEFAKLLANFKAGPPK, encoded by the exons atgagctCTGCTCCCACAGGCACAGCACAGAGAATATCACATTGGGAAAAAAAGGCAATGGCGAAAAGTGACGTGAAGCTTTTGGGTGCATGGGCGAGCCCATTTGTGATGAGGGCAAGAATCGCCCTCAACGTCAAATCTGTGGACTATGAGTTCTTGGAGGAGACGCTTGGATCCAAAAGTGACCTTCTTCTTAAATCAAACCCAGTTCACAAGAAAATACCTGTTCTAATTCATAACGATAAGCCTATATGTGAGTCTCTCATTATTGTTCACTACATCGATGAGTTTTGGTCCTCTGGTCCCTCCATTCTTCCCTCCGATCCCTATGACCGTGCCGTCGCTCGCTTTTGGGCCGCCTATCTTGATGAAAAG TTTTTCCCTTCCGTGAAAGGAATACTGAGTGCTCAAGAAGAGGAAGCTAAAAAAGCTGCAGTTGACCGACTTGGGGAATGTTTGGCTTTGATGGAGGATACTTATGTGAAGTTGAGCAAAGGGAAGCCTTTCTTTTGTGGGGAGAAAATTGGGTATCTCGACATTGCATTTGGGTGCTTCCTGGGTTGGCTGAGGGTGACGGAGAAGACTAGTGGGGTTAAGTTTCTTGATGAAGCAAAAAATCCTCATTTGGCGAAGTGGGCTGTGAGGTTTTGTGCTGATCCTGCTGTGAAGGACGTTATGCCTGAAACCGAGAAGCTTGCTGAATTTGCCAAGCTTCTTGCCAACTTCAAAGCTGGCCCTCCAAAATGA
- the LOC123213074 gene encoding glycerol-3-phosphate acyltransferase RAM2-like, with protein sequence MDFDAFPTVDQCASVGREKHTVVADMDGTLLRGRSSFPYFALVAYEVGGVLRLLFLLLASPIAGLLYYFVSESAGIQVLIFTSFVGMKVSDIESVARAVLPKFYSSDIHPESWRVFSSCRKQCVLTANPRIMVEPFLKDSLGADMVVGTEIATYRGRATGFLRRPGVLVGDKKADGLQKAFGEEQPDIGLGDRHTDIPFMVMCKERYIVPPKPEVRAVQSEKLAKPVIFHDGRLVQKPTPLLALLIVLWTPIGFTLACLRIAAGALLPMPMVYYAFWALGVRVTIEGTPPAPPKKSTGQSGVLFVCSHRTLLDPIFLSTALGRSIPAVTYSLSRLSEFISPIKTVRLTRDRANDASMIKKLLEEGDLAICPEGTTCREPFLLRFSALFAELTDELVPVAMVNRMSMFHGTAARGWKGMDPFYFFMNPSPAYEVTFLNKLPSELTCGSGKSSHEVANYIQRVIAATLSYECTSFTRKDKYIALAGNDGTVSGKPLYQPSKEMGC encoded by the exons ATGGATTTTGATGCGTTTCCCACTGTCGATCAATGTGCATCAGTGGGTCGAGAAAAGCACACGGTGGTTGCGGATATGGATGGGACTTTGCTCAGAGGCCGTAGCTCTTTCCCATACTTTGCGCTAGTTGCATACGAAGTTGGTGGGGTTTTGAGGCTCCTTTTCTTGCTATTAGCTTCACCAATCGCTGGTCTTTTGTATTACTTTGTTTCAGAATCAGCGGGAATCCAAGTTCTTATATTTACCTCGTTCGTAGGAATGAAGGTGAGTGATATTGAGTCAGTGGCTCGTGCAGTACTGCCAAAATTTTACTCTAGTGATATCCATCCTGAGTCGTGGCGCGTGTTTTCTTCCTGTAGAAAACAGTGCGTTCTAACGGCGAATCCAAGGATTATGGTGGAGCCATTTCTGAAAGATTCATTAGGAGCTGATATGGTGGTCGGCACCGAGATTGCAACTTATAGAGGCAGAGCAACTGGGTTTCTCCGTCGTCCTGGGGTTCTTGTGGGAGATAAAAAGGCCGATGGTCTTCAGAAAGCATTTGGAGAAGAACAACCAGACATTGGCCTCGGTGATAGGCACACTGATATTCCCTTCATGGTTATGTGCAAG GAACGCTACATTGTGCCACCCAAGCCAGAAGTTAGGGCAGTTCAAAGCGAGAAGCTCGCGAAACCGGTAATCTTCCATGACGGTCGCCTAGTCCAAAAGCCAACGCCACTCCTGGCGCTGCTTATCGTTCTTTGGACCCCCATCGGCTTCACCTTAGCTTGCTTACGTATCGCCGCCGGTGCCCTCCTCCCAATGCCAATGGTTTATTACGCTTTCTGGGCACTTGGCGTTCGTGTCACAATTGAAGGCACTCCACCTGCCCCACCCAAGAAATCAACCGGTCAATCCGGCGTTCTCTTCGTTTGCTCCCACAGAACTTTACTCGACCCAATTTTCCTTTCCACGGCTCTCGGCCGTTCCATTCCTGCTGTTACCTACTCATTGTCGAGACTCTCAGAATTCATCTCACCCATCAAAACCGTCAGGCTCACGCGAGACCGAGCCAATGACGCCTCCATGATAAAGAAACTACTCGAAGAAGGCGACCTAGCAATATGCCCCGAGGGAACAACTTGCAGGGAACCGTTTCTCTTGAGGTTTTCAGCGCTGTTCGCAGAACTAACGGACGAACTTGTGCCAGTGGCGATGGTGAACCGGATGAGTATGTTCCACGGAACCGCGGCTCGGGGGTGGAAAGGGATGGATCCGTTTTACTTCTTCATGAACCCTAGTCCCGCTTACGAAGTAACATTCTTGAATAAGTTGCCATCAGAGCTAACGTGCGGTTCAGGAAAATCGAGCCATGAGGTAGCCAATTACATTCAGAGGGTGATTGCTGCAACTCTTTCGTACGAATGCACGAGCTTTACCAGAAAGGATAAGTACATCGCTCTCGCCGGAAACGATGGAACTGTGAGTGGGAAGCCTCTGTATCAACCCAGCAAAGAAATGGGATGCTGA